Proteins encoded by one window of Lathyrus oleraceus cultivar Zhongwan6 chromosome 1, CAAS_Psat_ZW6_1.0, whole genome shotgun sequence:
- the LOC127097968 gene encoding uncharacterized protein LOC127097968 codes for MGYYLADGIYPEWATFVKTISMPQGEKKKLFAQHQESARKDVERAFGVLQSRFAIIRGPTRAWHMDTLKHTIYACIILHNMIVEDERHTYGGNFDYFYDNVDINNSTTETFSGPYPNLATRLQRRASIQEKQVHRKLQGDLVEYIWERFGHEDYEI; via the coding sequence ATGGGGTATTATTTAGCAGATGGTATATATCCCGAGTGGGCTACATTTGTCAAGACTATTTCAATGCCACAGGgagaaaagaaaaaattatttGCTCAACATCAAGAATCGGCTAGAAAAGATGTGGAGCGagcatttggagtgcttcaatCTCGATTTGCAATTATACGTGGCCCAACGCGTGCCTGGCACATGGACACTCTTAAGCATACCATATACGCCTGCATCATATTGCACAACATGATTGTGGAAGACGAACGACATACATATGGAGGTAATTTTGATTACTTTTATGATAATGTGGATATCAATAACTCAACAACTGAAACGTTTAGCGGTCCTTATCCGAATCTTGCAACAAGACTACAAAGAAGAGCAAGTATTCAAGAAAAACAAGTTCATCGTAAACTTCAAGGAGATCTAGTCGAATATATTTGGGAACGTTTTGGACATGAAGATTATGAAATTTAA
- the LOC127097980 gene encoding uncharacterized protein LOC127097980, which produces MDSDNSDNYDKKIWELNERRSGSSSRPKRRTTVDRGREEGHNRLFNDYFSENPVYTDVQFRRRFGMHRHVFLRIVDALGNHDEYFQMRVDATGKMGLSPLQKCTSAIRMLAYGSLADLVDEYVRIDEITSIECLERFVKGVNVIFGAEYLRKPNNTDVEHLLQMGESRGFPGMLGSIDCMHWVWKNYPVAWKGQFCRGDHGKPTIMLEAVASQDLWI; this is translated from the exons ATGGATTCAGACAATTCAGATAATTACGATAAAAAAATTTGGGAGTTG AATGAACGTCGATCTGGAAGTTCCTCTAGGCCAAAGAGAAGAACAACGGTAGACCGAGGTCGTGAAGAAGGGCACAATCGATTATTCAATGACTACTTCTCGGAAAACCCAGTATACACAGATGTTCAATTCCGAAGAAGGTTCGGAATGCATAGGCATGTATTTCTTCGAATTGTAGATGCCCTTGGAAATCATGATGAATATTTCCAAATGAGGGTCGATGCAACTGGTAAAATGGGTCTTTCACCATTGCAGAAATGTACATCTGCTATTCGTATGCTGGCGTATGGGTCTCTTGCTGACCTTGTAGACGAATATGTTCGAATCGATGAAATCACTTCAATTGAGTGCTTAGAAAGATTTGTTAAGGGTGTCAATGTTATATTTGGCGCTGAGTATTTGAGAAAGCCTAACAACACTGATGTTGAACATCTTTTACAAATGGGAGAGTCACGTGGCTTTCCAGGTATGTTGGGTTCCATCGATTGTATGCATTGGGTATGGAAAAATTATCCTGTTGCATGGAAAGGACAATTTTGTCGAGGTGATCATGGTAAGCCCACAATCATGCTTGAAGCAGTGGCATCACAAGACTTATGGATTTGA
- the LOC127097990 gene encoding glutathione S-transferase T3-like, with protein MQNYQNPNPQNSQIPPVPTNPAIFLPSPNNPNMYPIPQMNSNSMGFSTQVPPFSTQVGTEKEERVVVKKRSREQFTREEDILLIQSWLNVSKDPIVGVDQKAESFWLRIAASYNQYRGQLREKLRGQLKCRWHRINGMVQKFVGCYKIALKGKKSGTSETNVMANAHAIFAQDQGTTFNLEYAWRLLKDEAKWRIVEESIGSSAKITKTYASGASSENPDTTSSYEFNSSSPMERPMGQKAAKRKGKASEIPNATQDAKNKRAITMDRLAQAKEDELELRVVQMMMKDTSTMNDSQRDIHEKYCNKMKKNMECSYYHLCKMVISTTLVYQHLCKMVISTTLI; from the coding sequence ATGCAAAATTATCAAAATCCTAATCCTCAAAATTCTCAAATTCCACCGGTGCCAACAAACCCCGCCATATTTCTTCCGTCACCAAACAATCCAAATATGTATCCTATACCTCAAATGAATTCTAATAGTATGGGATTCTCTACTCAAGTTCCACCATTTTCTACTCAAGTTGGTACTGAAAAAGAAGAAAGGGTTGTCGTTAAAAAAAGATCTCGAGAGCAATTTACAAGGGAAGAGGATATACTACTTATCCAATCATGGCTCAATGTTTCAAAGGATCCAATTGTGGGAGTTGATCAAAAGGCTGAGAGTTTTTGGTTAAGAATTGCTGCTAGTTATAACCAATATCGTGGGCAATTACGGGAAAAGTTAAGGGGACAGTTAAAATGTCGATGGCATAGAATAAATGGCATGGTTCAAAAATTTGTTGGGTGTTACAAAATTGCTCTTAAAGGAAAGAAAAGTGGGACATCCGAGACCAATGTCATGGCAAATGCACATGCTATTTTTGCTCAGGATCAAGGTACAACATTCAATCTTGAGTATGCATGGCGATTGTTAAAAGATGAAGCTAAATGGCGCATCGTCGAAGAATCGATTGGAAGTTCTGCAAAAATAACAAAGACTTATGCTAGTGGGGCATCATCGGAGAACCCAGATACAACTTCAAGTTATGAGTTTAACTCATCATCACCAATGGAGCGTCCAATGGGACAAAAAGCAGCAAAAAGGAAGGGTAAGGCATCAGAAATTCCAAATGCAACGCAAGATGCAAAGAATAAAAGAGCAATAACAATGGACAGACTTGCGCAAGCTAAGGAGGACGAGCTAGAATTAAGGGTAGTGCAAATGATGATGAAAGACACTTCTACTATGAACGATAGTCAACGAGATATTCATGAAAAATATTGTAATAAGATGAAAAAAAATATGGAATGTAGTTATTATCACTTATGTAAAATGGTCATTAGTACCACTTTAGTTTATCAACACCTATGTAAAATGGTCATTAGTACCACTTTAATTTAA
- the LOC127125801 gene encoding protein QUIRKY has protein sequence MGTVPKLIVEVIDAQNLAPKDGHGTSSPYIVIDFYGQRKKTRTAVRDLNPVWNETLSFSVGEHNEIFGDVLELDVYHDQKHGPIRRENSLGRVRLSSTQFVRKGEEALIYYDLKKKSLFNTAQGKIGLKIYYTDEEIAPVSEPVKPASPLPEKIEEAKINDTEETNSKIEPEKVEPPPAQQSEPSPEGEKLKEYQKTELPPPPEAEPEPESQLLKPEGGDPVDALPPETFEMAAASISRSNSEIRFSGINGPQPIRRSASTASFTSEASVDSMLIERSTFDLVEKMHYLFVRIVKARYLPTNGNPIVKISVSGSGQTVNSKPALKTTLFEWNQTFAFTRETQDSSPILEITVWDPQADVENRSLLGGVCFDVNEIPVRDPPDSSLAPQWYRMEGGGAQHGDVMIATWIGTQADESFSDAWKSDTSNHVTSKAKVYQSPKLWYLRVTILEAQDNNITLLKEKWFQFQIRAQIGFQVLKTKTAVNKNGVVSWNEDLLFVVAEPVSISDYIVINLENRQPKAPVTMGVVKIPLATVERRVDDRNVGSRWFTFEDPNEENKNGYKGRVHLRLCFDGGYHVMDEAAHVSSDYRPTARQLWKPPVGSIELGIIGCKNLVPMKTVNGKSFTDGYCVAKYGNKWVRTRTVSDSLEPKWNEQYTWKVFDPSTVLTVGVFDCCSVFELNDSKTEITNESTRPDFRIGKVRIRISTLQNGQVYKNMYPLLVLTHSGLKKMGEIEIAIRFVRTVQRLDFIQVYSRSMLPLMHHIKPLGVVHQEVLRNTAVKMVAGHLSRSEPPLRKEVVFYMLDVDSHNFSIRKVRANWYRIINVVAGLIEIVRWIEDTRGWKNPTTTILVHALLVMLVWFPDLIVPTLAFYVFAIGAWNYRFRARDPLPHFDSKISLADVVDMEELDEEFDTMPSSRSGEAVRMRYDKLRTLGARVQTVLGDLATQGERVQAVVTWRDPCATGIFIFLCLVVAMILYLVPSKMVAMAFGFYYLRHPIFRDRLPSPGLNFFRRLPSLSDRIM, from the coding sequence ATGGGCACGGTTCCAAAACTCATAGTAGAAGTTATAGACGCACAAAACCTTGCTCCAAAGGACGGTCACGGAACTTCAAGTCCTTACATCGTTATTGACTTCTACGGTCAAAGAAAAAAAACTCGAACCGCGGTTCGTGACTTAAACCCGGTTTGGAACGAAACGCTGTCGTTTAGCGTTGGCGAACATAACGAAATTTTCGGTGACGTGTTAGAACTCGACGTTTACCATGATCAGAAACACGGACCGATTCGGAGAGAAAACTCACTTGGTCGAGTTCGACTCAGTTCGACTCAGTTCGTTAGAAAAGGTGAAGAAGCTTTGATTTATTACGATTTGAAGAAGAAAAGTTTGTTCAATACCGCACAAGGAAAAATCGGCTTGAAAATTTACTACACAGATGAAGAAATTGCTCCAGTATCGGAACCGGTAAAACCAGCATCACCTCTGCCGGAGAAGATAGAGGAAGCAAAGATCAACGATACAGAAGAAACGAACTCAAAAATTGAGCCTGAAAAAGTAGAACCACCACCGGCGCAACAGTCTGAACCATCGCCAGAAGGTGAAAAGCTAAAAGAATATCAGAAAACCGAACTACCTCCGCCACCCGAAGCCGAACCCGAACCAGAATCTCAACTGCTTAAACCAGAAGGTGGAGATCCTGTGGATGCGTTACCACCGGAAACATTTGAAATGGCAGCAGCATCTATATCAAGGTCAAATTCAGAAATCAGATTCAGCGGAATCAACGGTCCACAGCCAATAAGAAGATCAGCATCAACGGCTAGTTTTACATCAGAAGCTTCAGTAGACAGCATGTTAATCGAACGGTCCACATTCGATCTCGTTGAAAAAATGCACTACCTCTTCGTTCGTATTGTTAAAGCAAGGTACTTACCAACAAACGGCAACCCGATAGTGAAGATTTCAGTTTCGGGTTCGGGTCAAACCGTTAACTCCAAACCCGCTCTCAAAACAACGCTATTCGAATGGAACCAAACATTCGCTTTCACACGCGAAACACAGGATTCTTCCCCTATACTTGAAATCACCGTGTGGGACCCACAAGCTGACGTGGAGAATCGTAGTTTGCTTGGTGGTGTTTGTTTCGACGTGAATGAGATTCCGGTGAGGGACCCACCGGATAGTTCTCTTGCACCACAGTGGTATAGAATGGAAGGTGGTGGGGCCCAACATGGTGACGTAATGATTGCCACATGGATTGGAACACAAGCTGACGAATCATTTTCTGACGCGTGGAAAAGTGACACCTCCAATCACGTGACCTCAAAAGCGAAAGTGTATCAATCACCAAAGCTATGGTACCTTCGTGTAACTATTCTTGAAGCTCAAGATAATAATATAACGCTGTTAAAAGAGAAATGGTTTCAGTTTCAAATCAGAGCTCAAATTGGATTTCAAGTGTTAAAAACGAAAACGGCCGTTAATAAAAACGGTGTCGTTTCATGGAATGAAGATCTTCTATTTGTAGTAGCAGAGCCCGTGTCTATAAGTGATTACATTGTTATTAATTTGGAAAACCGGCAACCGAAAGCTCCGGTGACAATGGGTGTTGTGAAAATACCTTTAGCAACAGTTGAGAGAAGAGTTGATGACCGAAACGTCGGGTCACGCTGGTTTACTTTTGAAGATCCAAATGAAGAAAACAAAAACGGTTACAAAGGAAGAGTGCACTTACGGTTATGCTTTGATGGAGGGTATCACGTGATGGATGAAGCTGCTCACGTGAGTAGTGATTACCGGCCAACGGCAAGACAACTTTGGAAACCACCGGTTGGAAGTATTGAACTTGGTATTATTGGTTGTAAGAATTTGGTACCGATGAAAACGGTAAACGGTAAAAGCTTCACTGATGGTTACTGTGTTGCGAAGTATGGGAACAAATGGGTACGAACTAGAACGGTTTCGGATAGTTTGGAGCCGAAATGGAATGAGCAGTACACGTGGAAGGTTTTTGATCCGTCAACTGTCTTAACTGTCGGAGTCTTTGATTGTTGTTCAGTTTTTGAATTAAATGATTCAAAAACTGAAATAACTAATGAGTCAACGAGACCTGATTTTCGTATTGGTAAAGTACGAATACGTATTTCTACGCTTCAAAATGGTCAAGTGTATAAAAATATGTATCCGCTTTTGGTTCTGACACATAGTGGTTTGAAAAAGATGGGTGAGATTGAGATAGCGATAAGATTCGTTCGCACGGTTCAACGGTTAGATTTCATTCAAGTGTACTCTCGGTCGATGTTGCCATTGATGCATCATATAAAACCATTGGGTGTGGTTCATCAGGAGGTGTTGCGAAATACAGCGGTGAAAATGGTGGCGGGGCATCTTTCGAGGTCTGAGCCGCCGTTGAGAAAAGAAGTTGTGTTTTATATGCTTGATGTTGATTCACATAATTTTAGTATTAGAAAGGTACGGGCAAATTGGTATAGGATAATTAATGTGGTTGCGGGTTTGATTGAGATCGTAAGGTGGATAGAGGATACACGTGGATGGAAGAATCCAACAACTACGATTCTTGTTCACGCTTTACTTGTTATGTTGGTTTGGTTTCCTGATTTGATCGTTCCCACGTTGGCTTTTTATGTCTTTGCTATTGGCGCATGGAACTATAGGTTTCGTGCGCGTGATCCTCTTCCACATTTTGACTCGAAGATTTCACTTGCTGATGTGGTGGATATGGAGGAGTTGGATGAAGAGTTTGATACAATGCCAAGTAGTAGGTCGGGTGAAGCAGTGCGTATGAGGTATGATAAGTTACGTACACTTGGGGCACGTGTGCAGACAGTGTTAGGAGATTTGGCGACTCAAGGGGAACGTGTGCAAGCGGTGGTAACATGGCGTGATCCGTGTGCAACtggaatttttatttttttgtgtttgGTTGTGGCGATGATATTGTATTTGGTGCCTTCGAAGATGGTGGCTATGGCTTTTGGATTCTATTATCTTCGCCACCCAATCTTTCGTGACCGCTTACCGTCACCAGGGTTGAACTTTTTTAGAAGACTTCCTTCATTGTCGGATCGAATTATGTAG